One window of Candidatus Nitrospira kreftii genomic DNA carries:
- a CDS encoding hypothetical protein (conserved membrane protein of unknown function, Cytochrome bd-type quinol oxidase subunit 1-like) yields MSVIRQETEMIQPALRTVKSHGGWVAGLLLTAAWLALPSIGIAAEGTAAGPTEYRDIPYIGSRNLVWIVAQLHLLLAGFVLGVPIFAWLCEVIAWRGGEKRYDKLAKEFTKLLTSAYATTALFGGILLFLLVAFYPKLMNYLTDVFFPSFLLYCLLFLLETATLYLYWYGWDAMQDGRKKTLHVFLGFLLNFFALFIMIVPNAWATFQSSPVVLSEGTAFERAWAATWNPTWWPINIHRLIANVVLGGYICGAYAGVRYLSVKGKEDREHYDWMGYVGNFIGVFGLLALPFAGYWLMREIYQYNQQMGITLMGGFLSWLFIIQAMLIGVLFLGSNYYFWLGITYRIPGSEAKYRRAMLMMLVSLLLCLAVWMTPHSLVASIEEAQKMGGAHHPLLGVLGVMSAKMTVSNLMILITFMSFVMYWRAGKQDTAGWAKFGKAVMGAVLVVASLAVIVLGVWGYFVPAIVRINYFSTSQVAIVGFVILTITPLTALLLKSAKTTTEMVWGSMPPRAGYALVLNAVMVILLMTLMGYARSSSRVHWHVYGVMRDTSPYAYSPALGSASLIMAFCTFFFCILVAFIFWVATMGDKYKAASGTGKGDLPHGIPAMAGGAPEERQP; encoded by the coding sequence GTGAGTGTCATACGACAAGAGACGGAAATGATTCAGCCAGCTCTCCGGACCGTCAAAAGCCACGGCGGATGGGTTGCAGGTCTCTTGTTGACGGCGGCCTGGCTGGCGCTCCCTTCGATCGGCATCGCAGCAGAGGGGACGGCGGCTGGTCCGACGGAGTATCGAGATATCCCATATATCGGAAGCCGCAATCTGGTCTGGATTGTTGCACAACTCCATCTCTTACTCGCTGGGTTTGTCCTAGGTGTGCCGATCTTCGCGTGGCTCTGTGAGGTCATTGCATGGCGAGGAGGGGAGAAGCGATATGACAAGCTCGCCAAGGAGTTTACCAAGCTTCTGACTTCAGCCTATGCCACAACCGCCTTGTTCGGCGGTATTCTCTTGTTTCTGTTGGTGGCGTTCTATCCCAAGCTGATGAATTATTTGACGGACGTCTTCTTTCCGTCGTTTTTACTCTACTGCCTGTTGTTCCTGCTCGAAACGGCGACCCTCTATCTCTATTGGTATGGGTGGGATGCGATGCAGGATGGCAGGAAAAAAACGTTGCATGTCTTTCTCGGGTTTCTTCTCAACTTCTTCGCCTTGTTCATTATGATCGTGCCCAACGCCTGGGCCACGTTCCAATCCAGCCCAGTTGTACTTTCCGAAGGGACGGCCTTTGAGCGGGCTTGGGCTGCGACGTGGAATCCAACCTGGTGGCCGATCAACATTCATCGGCTCATCGCCAACGTGGTGCTTGGGGGGTACATCTGCGGAGCCTATGCCGGAGTTCGGTACTTATCGGTCAAAGGTAAGGAAGATCGGGAGCATTACGATTGGATGGGGTATGTCGGGAACTTTATCGGCGTATTCGGTCTGCTGGCCTTGCCTTTTGCCGGATATTGGCTCATGCGGGAAATCTATCAGTACAACCAACAGATGGGCATTACACTGATGGGAGGATTCCTCTCCTGGCTCTTCATCATCCAGGCCATGCTGATCGGGGTTTTGTTCCTTGGATCGAACTATTATTTCTGGCTCGGGATTACCTATCGCATTCCCGGATCGGAAGCGAAGTATCGCCGAGCCATGTTGATGATGTTAGTCAGCCTCTTGCTGTGCCTTGCCGTGTGGATGACGCCACACTCGCTTGTGGCCAGCATTGAAGAGGCCCAGAAAATGGGAGGTGCTCACCATCCCTTACTAGGAGTCTTAGGCGTCATGTCGGCCAAAATGACGGTCTCGAACCTCATGATTCTTATTACCTTCATGAGCTTCGTGATGTATTGGCGGGCGGGGAAACAGGATACAGCGGGGTGGGCGAAGTTTGGAAAAGCAGTGATGGGTGCTGTGTTGGTGGTGGCGAGTCTTGCTGTCATTGTCCTTGGAGTGTGGGGGTATTTTGTGCCGGCGATCGTTCGCATTAATTATTTCTCCACATCGCAGGTGGCGATCGTTGGCTTCGTCATTCTCACGATCACGCCGTTGACGGCGCTCTTGCTCAAAAGTGCCAAGACGACGACGGAGATGGTCTGGGGGAGTATGCCTCCGCGCGCCGGGTATGCGCTCGTCCTCAATGCGGTGATGGTTATCCTCCTCATGACGCTCATGGGATATGCGCGATCTTCTTCCCGCGTGCATTGGCATGTGTATGGCGTGATGCGTGATACGTCCCCGTATGCCTATTCGCCGGCTCTCGGCAGCGCCTCGCTGATTATGGCATTCTGCACATTCTTCTTCTGTATCCTCGTCGCATTTATCTTCTGGGTTGCTACCATGGGCGATAAATACAAGGCCGCTTCTGGAACAGGAAAGGGAGACCTGCCGCACGGCATTCCGGCGATGGCCGGAGGGGCTCCGGAAGAGCGGCAGCCGTAA
- a CDS encoding hypothetical protein (conserved membrane protein of unknown function) has product MAEERESMSPTKIGFSILWSACWTGMVVKSVFAVLLLTMGLVHFEGRFGLAVVMLLVSPVTVFAIPILMALFGAHFGEGIGLEILFWLSIPVDIWALGLVGRTFFLERLRKEPPDGLGLAIWWRAALVGAFFLPILWGIVSFITDNAMTASHSMAEMESLRHLTDTGLPVAERIGLELTIWGSISSAVLIALSLIGVSIFGQIVRRISEDCQPTSESYQGLITRWDLMRVPTDQGLLLTSLVGVGVVFSLMFWAILPVTTPHPHECCKKPDVQVEPVFKPVESLSSSAQRVATLAAKIEAMEQQKVATKGQKAKGKGKTESGITADSTAKTKP; this is encoded by the coding sequence ATGGCTGAAGAACGCGAGTCAATGTCTCCGACGAAGATAGGTTTCAGCATCCTCTGGTCCGCCTGCTGGACCGGTATGGTGGTGAAATCGGTCTTTGCCGTTCTTCTCTTGACGATGGGATTGGTGCATTTTGAAGGCAGATTTGGGCTTGCCGTCGTTATGCTGCTGGTCAGTCCGGTCACGGTCTTTGCGATTCCAATCCTCATGGCCTTGTTTGGCGCGCACTTTGGCGAAGGAATCGGCCTCGAGATCCTGTTCTGGCTCTCGATTCCGGTCGATATTTGGGCGCTCGGTCTGGTAGGTCGTACGTTTTTCCTTGAGCGACTACGGAAAGAACCGCCGGATGGACTTGGACTTGCCATTTGGTGGAGAGCGGCTCTGGTTGGAGCCTTCTTCCTCCCGATCCTCTGGGGTATTGTGAGCTTCATAACGGATAACGCGATGACCGCATCGCACTCGATGGCCGAAATGGAGAGTTTAAGGCACCTTACGGATACGGGGCTTCCGGTGGCAGAACGAATCGGCCTTGAATTGACAATCTGGGGCTCGATCTCTTCAGCCGTGCTCATCGCGTTATCTTTGATTGGAGTATCCATTTTTGGACAAATCGTTCGGCGCATATCGGAAGATTGCCAACCGACTTCAGAAAGTTATCAAGGACTCATTACCCGGTGGGACCTCATGCGTGTGCCAACCGATCAAGGATTGCTCTTGACGTCACTGGTAGGTGTGGGTGTCGTGTTCTCTCTGATGTTTTGGGCGATACTTCCCGTGACGACTCCCCATCCGCATGAATGCTGTAAAAAACCTGACGTACAGGTCGAGCCGGTATTTAAACCGGTCGAGTCGTTGAGCAGCAGTGCGCAGCGCGTTGCGACGCTTGCGGCCAAAATTGAAGCCATGGAGCAGCAAAAGGTGGCCACAAAAGGTCAAAAAGCAAAGGGCAAGGGAAAGACCGAGAGTGGAATAACTGCAGATTCAACGGCCAAGACGAAACCGTAA
- a CDS encoding putative Quinol-cytochrome c reductase, cytochrome b subunit, producing the protein MDSKHSSPAAIPDHQPSTIEKLVAFLDERVGLKEMQAKMLNEPIPGGSRWAYVFGSILLFIFAMQALTGTLLMFYYVPTTDHAYDSTQYIIHDVDYGWFLLGYHFWGSSAMVVCVVAHMSQVFLWGAYKKPRELLWLVGLALFGIVITFGFTGYLLPWDQRAFWATTVGVEILDKTPILGDFIARFLKGGPTPGQMTLSRFFVLHVMILPAALMALAGLHLFLFRVAAPAGPFSGTKEEIKAKTDYFFPRQIWKDMVGMAFVFAGICALALWEPVVLLDQAAPDPGEYHPEPEWYFLFYFQLLRLKIFAGEFGQLLGAVVVPVIFMALLVALPFFDKDPERNIFKRPIALISWIAIMVVIVLFTVASVINREFLD; encoded by the coding sequence ATGGATAGTAAACACTCGTCCCCTGCAGCAATCCCTGATCATCAGCCTAGCACGATCGAAAAGCTCGTTGCCTTCCTTGACGAACGGGTTGGACTCAAGGAAATGCAGGCCAAGATGCTCAATGAACCGATTCCAGGCGGTTCCCGTTGGGCCTATGTCTTCGGCTCAATCCTATTGTTTATCTTTGCCATGCAGGCGCTGACGGGTACTCTGCTGATGTTTTATTATGTCCCCACCACAGACCATGCGTATGACAGCACCCAATATATTATCCATGACGTTGATTATGGGTGGTTTCTACTGGGCTATCACTTCTGGGGATCCAGCGCGATGGTGGTCTGTGTCGTGGCTCATATGTCTCAAGTCTTTCTCTGGGGGGCATATAAAAAACCAAGAGAATTGCTCTGGCTTGTCGGCTTAGCTTTGTTTGGTATTGTAATCACCTTTGGCTTTACAGGTTACCTTTTACCCTGGGATCAACGAGCATTTTGGGCAACGACAGTGGGCGTTGAAATCTTGGATAAAACGCCTATTCTCGGTGACTTTATTGCCAGATTTCTCAAAGGAGGACCGACTCCTGGTCAGATGACGTTGAGCCGCTTTTTCGTCCTCCATGTGATGATTCTTCCGGCAGCGCTTATGGCGCTAGCCGGGCTCCATTTGTTTTTGTTTCGGGTGGCGGCTCCTGCCGGACCGTTTAGCGGTACGAAGGAAGAGATCAAAGCTAAGACCGACTACTTCTTCCCCCGTCAAATTTGGAAGGATATGGTCGGGATGGCTTTCGTCTTTGCCGGAATCTGCGCATTAGCCCTTTGGGAGCCGGTCGTCCTACTGGACCAAGCTGCCCCTGACCCTGGGGAGTACCATCCCGAACCGGAATGGTATTTTCTGTTCTATTTCCAGCTTCTGAGGTTGAAAATTTTTGCCGGCGAGTTCGGGCAATTGCTGGGGGCGGTTGTGGTGCCGGTCATCTTCATGGCATTGCTCGTGGCCCTTCCGTTCTTCGATAAGGATCCGGAGCGGAATATCTTTAAACGACCGATTGCCTTGATCAGCTGGATCGCAATCATGGTGGTTATTGTGTTGTTCACGGTTGCCTCAGTGATCAACCGAGAGTTCTTGGATTAA